The Streptomyces sp. NBC_00483 genome contains the following window.
ACTGGCGGGGGCAGGCGGCCGCGCGCGGGCTCGACGTGACCTTCGTCGCCGACAACAACGCCCGCGCCAACGCGCTGCGTTCGGGCCAGATCGAGATCGCCGAGTTCGTGCCCGCCGCCCAGGCGCTCGTCCTCGGCGACCGGGCGCGGGAGGTCGCCACCGTGCGCACCACGACCCTGTACCTGAACACGCGGACCGGGCCGCTCGCGGACGCCGGGCTGCGGGCCGCCGTGCGGGAGTCCATCGATACGAGCGCCCTCGCGCGCAGCGTGTACGAGGGGTACGCCACGCGGGGCACGGGCCTGCTCGGTCCCGGTTTCGCCTGGGCCGACGGCAAGCAGCTCCCCGTCACGGGCCGCGCGAAGGCCGCGAAGCCGCACGGGCGGACGCTCACCCTCGCCACGTACACCAACCGGGCCGAGCTGCCCGAGGTCGCCGCCGCGCTCCAGCAGCAGCTGCGGCGCGCCGGATTCGCGGTGCGGCTCGTCGTGAAGGACTACGCGCGCCTGGAGTCGGGCGCACTGGACGGGGAGTACGACGCGTTCCTGATGTCCCGGTCCACCGCGCTCGACACCGGCGACCCGGTCTCGTACTTCGCCTCCGACTTCACCAGCGGCGGAAGCTTCAACATCTCGCAGTTGAGCGACCGCGGGGTGGACGGCCTCGTGCGCGAGGCCGCCGGGCTCGAAGGGGCGGCGCGGCACCGGGCCATGCTGCGCGCCGAGGCCGCGATCCTCGGCACCGACGCGGCCGTGCCGATCGTCCACGAACAGCATCTGCAGGGCGTCGGGGCCGGGGTGCGCGGGGTCGTCCTCGACCCCTATGAACGACAGTTCGTCGGCTTGGAGACGCGCGCCTGATGTCCCGTATCCGCAAGGGCCTGTCCGTGACGGTGGGCCGCGTGGGCGCCGCCGCCGGGCTGCTCGTGCTCACCGCGCTGCTGCCCTGGCTGACCCGCACCGACCCCGCGCTCACCGTGCTGCATGCGCGCTACGGCGACGCGCCCACGACGCCGAAGCAACTCGCTGAGGTGCGGGACCAACTCGGCCTGGACGAAGGG
Protein-coding sequences here:
- a CDS encoding ABC transporter substrate-binding protein — translated: MRRRGFLLAAAGIGLTSACGSFTGTARRGRIAVDLAFAPTQGLSPYSDDGLLLSRLAVVDGLTRMDTEGVVHPALAEKWARTSATTWEFTLRDARFQDGGRVTADAVEGALTRAGRAKTQPRVLSDMRLTARAVGERTVRITTGTADPLLPARLANPSLAIFSPAAYKKGGGVDPVGTATGPFALTKVNGAVSATLDRFDGHWRGQAAARGLDVTFVADNNARANALRSGQIEIAEFVPAAQALVLGDRAREVATVRTTTLYLNTRTGPLADAGLRAAVRESIDTSALARSVYEGYATRGTGLLGPGFAWADGKQLPVTGRAKAAKPHGRTLTLATYTNRAELPEVAAALQQQLRRAGFAVRLVVKDYARLESGALDGEYDAFLMSRSTALDTGDPVSYFASDFTSGGSFNISQLSDRGVDGLVREAAGLEGAARHRAMLRAEAAILGTDAAVPIVHEQHLQGVGAGVRGVVLDPYERQFVGLETRA